A stretch of Anaerobiospirillum thomasii DNA encodes these proteins:
- the ribA gene encoding GTP cyclohydrolase II, whose product MTTKIQQGPVAKLPTKHAIFNITIFRDENLLDHAVIFLGNLADGEPVLTRIHSECLTGDALGSLRCDCGFQLDAALAKIAKVGRGALLYMRQEGRGIGLFNKIRAYKLQDEGLDTVDANLKLGFPSDGRTYDVCALMMQQLGFNKIILMTNNPTKIKDLEEHGIQIVSREPLEYGRNEFNEGYLDTKEKRMGHLLHHQD is encoded by the coding sequence GTGACTACAAAAATACAGCAGGGCCCTGTTGCCAAGCTTCCAACCAAGCATGCTATTTTTAATATAACCATTTTTCGTGATGAAAATCTTCTTGATCATGCTGTTATATTTCTTGGCAATCTTGCAGATGGAGAGCCGGTTTTAACCCGCATTCACTCTGAATGCCTGACAGGTGATGCCCTAGGCTCCCTGCGCTGTGACTGTGGTTTTCAGCTTGATGCCGCCCTTGCCAAAATTGCCAAGGTAGGACGCGGCGCACTTTTATATATGCGCCAGGAAGGCCGCGGCATTGGACTTTTTAATAAGATCAGAGCCTACAAGCTGCAGGATGAAGGCCTTGATACAGTTGATGCCAATTTAAAATTAGGCTTCCCATCAGATGGCCGCACCTATGATGTCTGTGCACTTATGATGCAGCAGCTGGGCTTTAACAAAATCATTCTGATGACCAATAATCCAACCAAGATTAAAGATCTTGAAGAGCATGGCATACAGATAGTTTCACGTGAGCCTCTTGAATACGGTCGCAATGAATTTAATGAAGGCTATCTAGATACCAAGGAAAAACGTATGGGGCATCTGCTTCATCATCAGGACTGA
- a CDS encoding GtrA family protein — MKGLNLKDNKSSHIFEIVRFILVGSAATLTDLIISAALIYMTPLSENAITTIAFAIAFFVSYFGHKNYTFKKDGKMLSFLALALGMLLLRNIIVYYLVLYVIAGLPALVIAMIFVTGITYLVSKFFVFK, encoded by the coding sequence GTGAAAGGGCTTAATCTTAAGGATAATAAAAGCTCTCATATATTTGAGATTGTGCGCTTTATACTTGTAGGATCGGCAGCTACGCTTACCGATCTTATAATCAGCGCTGCCCTTATTTATATGACGCCTCTGTCTGAAAATGCAATTACAACTATAGCCTTTGCCATTGCCTTTTTTGTCTCTTACTTTGGACATAAAAACTATACTTTTAAAAAAGATGGCAAAATGCTCTCCTTTTTAGCCCTGGCCCTTGGCATGCTACTGCTGCGCAATATTATAGTTTATTATCTGGTGCTCTATGTAATAGCAGGCCTGCCGGCTCTGGTAATTGCCATGATCTTTGTAACAGGTATTACCTATCTGGTCTCAAAGTTTTTTGTCTTTAAGTAA
- the truA gene encoding tRNA pseudouridine(38-40) synthase TruA: MRIALGVEYQGTNYAGFQRQNHADTIQGQLEKALSFVADEPITLNCAGRTDTGVNATGQVVSFDVTKERSDRAWVLGTNTKLPDDIAITWARHVDESFHARFSAKARRYRYIMQSSLYRPAILNKGVSTYMGQYDVSVMHEAAQLLLGERDFSAFKASDDESRSFFRCVHFLNVSGIGPYIVFDIQANAFLHHMVRNIVGSLLEVGSGKRDKEWLSMVLESKDRNIAGPTAFANGLYLVDVTYPESFMLPKRDFLGPLWFN, from the coding sequence GTGCGTATAGCTTTAGGTGTTGAATATCAGGGAACAAATTATGCAGGCTTTCAGAGGCAGAATCATGCTGATACCATACAGGGTCAGCTTGAAAAGGCTTTGTCATTTGTAGCTGATGAGCCCATTACTCTTAACTGTGCCGGACGTACTGATACAGGCGTCAATGCCACAGGTCAGGTTGTATCTTTTGATGTGACAAAGGAAAGATCGGATAGAGCCTGGGTACTTGGTACCAACACTAAACTGCCAGATGATATAGCTATTACCTGGGCCAGGCATGTAGATGAGAGCTTTCATGCCCGCTTTAGCGCCAAGGCCAGACGCTATCGTTACATTATGCAAAGCTCACTTTACCGTCCTGCCATTTTAAATAAGGGAGTGAGTACCTATATGGGGCAGTATGATGTAAGTGTCATGCATGAGGCAGCTCAGTTACTGCTTGGTGAGAGGGATTTTTCAGCATTTAAGGCCAGTGATGATGAGTCACGCTCCTTTTTTCGCTGTGTGCACTTTTTAAATGTATCAGGTATTGGGCCTTATATTGTCTTTGATATACAGGCCAATGCCTTTTTACACCATATGGTTAGAAATATTGTAGGCTCGCTTTTAGAGGTGGGCTCTGGCAAACGCGATAAAGAGTGGCTGTCCATGGTGCTTGAGAGCAAAGACAGAAATATTGCAGGACCTACAGCCTTTGCCAATGGTCTGTATCTTGTGGATGTTACATATCCTGAGTCTTTTATGCTTCCAAAAAGGGATTTTTTGGGTCCACTGTGGTTTAACTAA
- a CDS encoding TusE/DsrC/DsvC family sulfur relay protein, with amino-acid sequence MTFTFNKRVFLTDAEGFLEDMSLWNQEIMHEMARLDGLELTDRHIIIIKTVRDYYEKFNTTPPMRSLIAYLKQQGLTDLSSSMALAALFPDGAAKSAAKYAGLKKPVKCV; translated from the coding sequence ATGACTTTTACATTTAATAAAAGAGTTTTTTTAACAGATGCTGAAGGTTTTTTAGAGGATATGAGCTTATGGAATCAGGAGATCATGCATGAAATGGCCCGTCTTGATGGTCTAGAGCTTACTGACAGGCATATAATTATTATTAAAACGGTGCGTGATTATTATGAAAAATTTAATACCACACCTCCTATGCGCTCTCTTATTGCCTATCTAAAACAACAGGGACTTACAGATCTATCATCATCCATGGCCCTGGCCGCCCTCTTTCCAGATGGAGCCGCCAAAAGCGCCGCCAAATATGCAGGGCTTAAAAAACCTGTCAAATGTGTCTAA